In a single window of the Prochlorococcus marinus CUG1415 genome:
- the cysS gene encoding cysteine--tRNA ligase, translated as MIKLFNTLSKRVEVFKPIDDVVKIYCCGVTVYDLCHLGHARSYIAWDVLRRFLIYSDFKVKYVQNFTDIDDKILKRAKEESSSMKEVSEKNIIEFHKDMDSLGIMRPDSMPRATNHICNICSFITILEDKGYAYSRDGDVYYSVFKNKNYGKLSNQNIQEQNINQQGRMANNENSKKLNPQDFALWKKAKDDEPFFDSPWGKGRPGWHIECSAMVKDELGDTIDIHLGGSDLIFPHHENEIAQSEAANGKKLANYWLHNGMVNVNGQKMSKSLKNFKTIRELINSGISPMTLRYFVMTVNYRKPLDFTEEALRSASEAWKNINVALSFMDLTKGAFRSINKNESIEEEYKEKISFELSQKKLKFSEALGNDLNTAGAIAIIYDLAKPLKNFLNQFQRVEGFKIDLNEKFFLLENFKTLEKLTEVLGLKKEVLVKESKITEEEISTLINERLKAKKEKNYTKADEIRNLLKEKGIELIDQSKDITTWIRV; from the coding sequence ATGATCAAACTTTTTAATACTTTAAGCAAAAGAGTTGAGGTTTTTAAGCCTATTGATGATGTAGTAAAAATTTATTGTTGTGGAGTAACTGTTTATGATTTATGTCATCTTGGTCATGCCAGAAGTTATATAGCTTGGGATGTATTGAGAAGATTTTTAATTTACAGTGATTTCAAAGTGAAGTATGTTCAAAATTTTACAGATATTGATGACAAAATCTTAAAAAGAGCTAAAGAAGAAAGCAGTTCAATGAAGGAAGTATCTGAAAAAAATATCATTGAATTTCATAAAGATATGGATTCTTTAGGAATAATGCGTCCGGATAGTATGCCAAGAGCAACGAATCATATATGCAATATCTGCTCCTTCATAACAATCCTTGAGGACAAAGGTTATGCATACTCTAGGGATGGAGATGTTTATTATTCTGTTTTTAAAAATAAAAATTATGGAAAGCTAAGTAATCAAAATATACAAGAACAAAATATCAATCAGCAAGGAAGAATGGCTAATAATGAAAATAGTAAAAAACTTAATCCGCAAGATTTTGCACTATGGAAAAAAGCCAAAGATGATGAACCATTTTTTGATTCACCATGGGGAAAAGGTAGGCCAGGATGGCATATTGAATGTTCGGCGATGGTTAAAGATGAATTAGGAGATACTATTGATATTCATTTAGGTGGTTCTGATTTGATTTTTCCACATCATGAGAATGAAATCGCCCAATCAGAAGCAGCCAATGGCAAAAAGCTAGCGAACTATTGGTTACACAATGGGATGGTCAATGTAAATGGACAAAAGATGAGTAAATCCCTTAAAAATTTTAAAACTATCAGAGAGCTAATTAATTCAGGTATAAGCCCTATGACTTTGCGATATTTTGTTATGACTGTGAATTATAGAAAACCACTTGATTTTACTGAAGAAGCTTTAAGGAGTGCTTCAGAAGCTTGGAAAAACATTAATGTAGCCCTTTCTTTTATGGACCTTACAAAAGGTGCTTTTAGATCTATTAATAAAAATGAATCTATCGAAGAAGAATATAAAGAGAAAATAAGCTTTGAATTATCTCAAAAAAAGCTTAAATTTTCTGAGGCTCTGGGAAATGACCTTAATACAGCAGGTGCTATTGCAATTATTTACGATTTAGCAAAACCATTAAAAAACTTTTTAAACCAATTTCAAAGGGTCGAAGGTTTTAAAATAGACCTAAATGAAAAATTCTTTCTACTTGAGAATTTTAAAACTCTTGAAAAGTTGACTGAGGTACTTGGTCTAAAAAAAGAAGTTTTAGTAAAAGAAAGTAAAATAACAGAAGAAGAAATATCAACGCTTATTAATGAAAGATTGAAAGCAAAAAAGGAAAAGAATTATACGAAGGCTGATGAAATTAGGAATTTGTTAAAAGAAAAAGGTATTGAACTTATTGATCAATCAAAGGATATAACAACATGGATAAGGGTCTAA
- the polA gene encoding DNA polymerase I — MSLKTENSKKPILLLVDGHSLAFRSFYAFSKGIDGGLTTKEGFPTSVTYGFLKSLMDNCKNISPEGVCITFDTEKPTFRHELDPNYKANRDVAPDVFFQDIEQLEIILEESLNLPIFKCPGYEADDLLGTIANDASSKGWCVNILSGDRDLFQLVDDQKDIYVLYMGGGPYAKSGNPTLINENGVKEKLGVAPERVVDLKALTGDSSDNIPGIKGVGPKTAINLLKENYTLDGIYQALDKILQNNDKKYKGCIKGSIIEKLKNDKHNAFLSRDLAKINTEVPLILSDGYELKNINQELLSESLQKLELSTLLRQIDIFNSTFSKGGFDKNNLAKEDEKDSKFSSKNELENIENKIPKIKVAVVNDFELLDKLIQRLDKTNGIVSLDTETNSLNPIDAELVGIGLCLGEETDDLFYIPLGHQTKKETPNQLSIEDVFSKLRTWIEDPKKEKALQNSKFDRQIFFNHGLDLKGVTFDTLLADYLLNNQEKHGLSEISFRLFGFKPPSFKETVGKNKDFSFVDIDEASIYCGYDVFLTFKIVKNFKERFSTEKNELIKLFEEIELPLEPVLSQMEMNGITIDIPYLHKLSKELKSTLEDIESKVYELAEETFNLSSPKQLGEILFEKLNLDKKKSRKTKTGWSTDAVVLERLIDEHEIIQHLIKHRTLSKLLSTYIDALPNLINEKTGRVHTNFNQAATATGRLSSSNPNLQNIPIRTEFSRRIRKAFLPEKNWKLLSADYSQIELRILAHLADEEILINAFHKNDDIHSLTARLIFEKEEISSDERRVGKTINFGVIYGMGIKKFARSTGVSTPEAKEFLIKYKERYSKIFKFLELQERLALSKGYVKTIFGRKREFKFDKNGLGRLIGKDPYEIDLQSARRAGMEAQSLRAAANAPIQGSSADIIKIAMVQLNKKFIEMNVPAKMLLQVHDELLFEVELDSLEFTTKLVKKTMEDCVKLNVPLLVDIGIGDNWMETK; from the coding sequence ATGAGTTTAAAAACTGAAAACTCTAAAAAACCAATTTTACTTTTAGTCGATGGACATTCACTTGCTTTTAGAAGCTTCTATGCATTTAGCAAAGGGATTGATGGAGGTTTAACTACAAAAGAGGGGTTCCCAACAAGTGTCACTTATGGATTTCTAAAAAGCCTTATGGATAATTGCAAAAATATTAGTCCTGAGGGTGTATGTATTACTTTTGATACAGAAAAACCTACTTTCAGGCATGAATTAGATCCAAATTATAAGGCAAATAGAGATGTGGCACCTGATGTTTTTTTTCAGGATATTGAACAACTAGAAATCATCTTAGAAGAAAGTCTTAATTTACCAATTTTTAAATGTCCAGGTTATGAAGCAGATGATCTCCTAGGAACGATTGCAAATGACGCTTCTTCTAAAGGATGGTGCGTGAATATTCTTTCTGGAGATAGGGACTTATTTCAATTAGTTGATGATCAAAAAGATATTTATGTCCTTTATATGGGTGGTGGTCCATATGCGAAAAGTGGAAATCCAACCCTTATTAATGAAAATGGAGTAAAAGAAAAATTAGGTGTTGCCCCAGAAAGAGTAGTAGATCTAAAAGCTCTTACGGGTGATAGTTCTGATAATATTCCGGGTATTAAAGGGGTGGGTCCAAAAACTGCAATTAATTTGCTTAAAGAAAACTACACACTTGATGGAATCTATCAAGCTTTAGATAAGATTCTACAGAATAATGATAAAAAATATAAAGGATGCATCAAAGGTTCAATTATAGAAAAACTCAAAAATGATAAGCATAATGCTTTTCTTTCCAGGGATTTAGCAAAAATCAATACTGAAGTACCTTTAATATTAAGTGATGGTTATGAATTAAAAAATATAAATCAAGAACTTCTTTCAGAGTCATTGCAAAAACTAGAATTATCAACATTACTAAGGCAAATTGATATTTTCAATTCAACTTTTAGCAAAGGTGGTTTTGACAAAAACAATTTAGCTAAAGAGGATGAGAAAGATTCAAAATTCTCTAGTAAAAATGAATTAGAAAATATTGAAAATAAAATTCCTAAAATCAAAGTAGCTGTTGTAAATGATTTTGAATTACTTGATAAATTAATTCAAAGATTAGACAAGACCAATGGGATAGTTTCTTTAGATACAGAGACCAATAGTTTAAATCCAATCGATGCAGAGCTTGTCGGGATAGGGTTATGTCTTGGAGAAGAAACTGATGATTTATTTTATATACCTCTTGGTCATCAAACAAAAAAAGAGACTCCCAATCAATTATCAATTGAAGATGTTTTCTCAAAACTAAGAACTTGGATAGAAGATCCAAAAAAAGAAAAAGCACTCCAAAATTCTAAATTTGATAGGCAAATATTTTTTAATCATGGACTTGATCTTAAAGGCGTAACCTTTGACACCTTGTTAGCAGACTACCTTCTAAATAATCAGGAGAAGCATGGGTTAAGTGAAATTAGTTTTAGATTATTTGGATTTAAGCCCCCTTCATTTAAAGAAACAGTTGGTAAAAATAAAGACTTTTCATTCGTTGATATTGATGAAGCAAGCATTTACTGCGGTTATGATGTATTTCTAACTTTTAAGATTGTCAAAAATTTTAAAGAAAGATTTTCAACAGAAAAAAATGAATTAATCAAATTGTTCGAAGAAATCGAGCTGCCCTTAGAGCCGGTATTGTCTCAAATGGAAATGAATGGAATAACCATCGACATCCCTTATTTACATAAACTCTCAAAAGAACTAAAAAGTACCTTAGAAGATATTGAAAGTAAAGTTTATGAATTAGCAGAGGAGACTTTTAATCTATCTTCACCAAAACAACTTGGTGAGATCTTGTTTGAAAAATTAAATTTGGATAAGAAAAAATCACGGAAAACAAAAACAGGATGGAGTACAGATGCAGTAGTTCTTGAAAGATTAATCGACGAACATGAAATAATCCAACATTTAATAAAACACAGAACTCTTAGCAAATTACTTAGCACCTATATTGATGCTCTTCCAAATCTTATTAACGAAAAGACAGGAAGAGTTCATACAAACTTTAATCAAGCTGCTACAGCTACTGGGAGACTAAGTAGTAGCAATCCTAATCTTCAAAATATCCCGATCAGGACTGAATTTAGTAGGAGAATCAGAAAAGCATTCTTGCCTGAAAAAAATTGGAAACTTTTATCAGCTGATTATTCTCAGATCGAATTAAGAATACTTGCTCACTTAGCGGATGAAGAAATACTAATTAATGCGTTTCATAAAAATGATGACATTCATTCTTTGACTGCAAGATTAATTTTCGAGAAAGAAGAAATATCATCCGACGAAAGGAGAGTTGGGAAAACAATAAATTTTGGAGTTATCTATGGTATGGGGATAAAAAAGTTTGCCCGTTCAACAGGAGTAAGTACTCCAGAGGCAAAAGAATTCCTAATAAAATACAAAGAAAGATATTCAAAAATTTTCAAATTTCTTGAACTCCAAGAAAGGCTTGCCTTATCAAAAGGTTATGTAAAAACAATTTTTGGTCGAAAAAGAGAATTTAAGTTTGATAAAAATGGACTTGGAAGATTAATAGGGAAAGATCCTTACGAAATTGACCTGCAATCTGCAAGAAGGGCTGGCATGGAAGCACAGTCATTAAGAGCCGCAGCTAATGCACCAATTCAGGGTTCAAGTGCAGACATTATTAAAATTGCAATGGTTCAACTAAATAAGAAATTCATAGAAATGAATGTTCCCGCAAAAATGCTTTTACAAGTACATGATGAATTACTGTTTGAAGTTGAACTAGATTCTTTGGAATTTACGACGAAATTAGTAAAGAAGACTATGGAAGATTGTGTAAAATTAAATGTGCCTCTTTTAGTTGATATTGGTATTGGAGACAATTGGATGGAGACAAAATAA